The nucleotide sequence CTCATTCGGGGCGAGTCCGGCACAGGCAAGGAACTGGCCGCCCGGGCCGTCCACGGCCTGTCGCGCCGGGCCGGCGGGGCGTTTTTGTCGGTCAACTGTCCGGCCATCCCGGACCAGATCCTGGAAAGCGAACTGTTCGGCCATGTGCGCGGGGCGTTCACCGGGGCCGAGCGCGACCGGCGCGGCCTTTTCGTGGCCGCCAGCGGCGGCGTGCTGGTGCTGGATGAAATCGGCGACATCCCCATGAGCGTGCAGACCAAGCTTTTGCGCGTGCTCCAGGAGCGCGAGGTGCGGCCTGTGGGGTCCAGCAAGTCCATCCCCGTGGACGTGCGCATCCTGGCCTCCACCAATCAGGACCTGGAAGCCAAGATCGTTGACAAGACCTTTCGCGAAGACCTGTACTACCGCTTAAACGTCCTGACCGTGCGCCTGCCGCCCTTGCGCGAGAGGCGTGACGACATCGCCCTTCTGGCCACGGCGTTTCTGGAACGCGCCTGCCGCGAAATGGGCATCGGCGACAAGGAGTTCTCCCCCGAGGCCCTGGCCGCCCTGGCCGGGCGCGACTGGCCGGGCAACGTGCGGGAGCTGTTCAATTTCGTGCGGCGGCTGACGGTGTTCTCGCCCGGCGACGTCATCAGCGCCGGAGCCGTCACCGAGGCCGACCCGGGCATGGGCGAGCAGCCCCAGGCCGAGGGTCTCGCCGAGAGCGCCTCGGCCGGGCCTTATCTGGAAGCCAAGGCGCAAGTGGTGGACGCGTTTACGCGGCGTTACGTCGAGCGGCTGCTCAAACAGACGCGCGGCAACGTCTCGGAAGCGGCCCGGGTGTCGGGGCTGGAGCGGGTGTCGCTGCAGAAGATCCTCAAGCGCCTGGGCATTGCTGCGGACGAATTTCGATATTGACAAATAATTTTAAATATTTTTTTATGAAAAAAACAAAAGGATATGCGATGAACCCTAATAACGACACAGATGTCCAAGAGCAAGAGAACAACGCATTACGCTCTTATTTGCAGCGTTCAGAAGTTCGTCTTTCAACTATGCACAGAATTGGAAGCTCATTTATCGGAGGAGCAGGCCTCCTCATTCTTCTCCCCGTAATAATGAAAGACTCCATGACATCTATTTCTGCGAAAATATACTCCTTGATTATTGCAGAAAATTACGCCGCCGCTACGACGCTTGCCATTCCCTTCATTGTCATTGTATTCATTCCAATATATTCAATCATAAAAGTATTACATGACTTAACTAGATTTTATTT is from Solidesulfovibrio magneticus RS-1 and encodes:
- a CDS encoding sigma-54-dependent transcriptional regulator — translated: MNDRPRVLIVDDQPDFAKGLVRLLTPKLPKAALSCVLSAEAALDDLAGAPCDVMVTDLRMPGLSGLELLPRALALQPSLGVVLLTAHGDIDSAVLALKAGAYDFLTKPVDSDHLARVIAKGLERAELLRENRRLRAAVAACGAQAGMLGESAAMRQVKQTIAAVAASDYTVLIRGESGTGKELAARAVHGLSRRAGGAFLSVNCPAIPDQILESELFGHVRGAFTGAERDRRGLFVAASGGVLVLDEIGDIPMSVQTKLLRVLQEREVRPVGSSKSIPVDVRILASTNQDLEAKIVDKTFREDLYYRLNVLTVRLPPLRERRDDIALLATAFLERACREMGIGDKEFSPEALAALAGRDWPGNVRELFNFVRRLTVFSPGDVISAGAVTEADPGMGEQPQAEGLAESASAGPYLEAKAQVVDAFTRRYVERLLKQTRGNVSEAARVSGLERVSLQKILKRLGIAADEFRY